A genomic window from Glycine soja cultivar W05 chromosome 10, ASM419377v2, whole genome shotgun sequence includes:
- the LOC114370306 gene encoding 3-ketoacyl-CoA synthase 6-like, with product MEAISNQNHIPLFHANETLPDQFSLLSKVLLSKFSNLLWPCTFLLVQNRELMFHFVLLCFPLVCFLVKHFLSKPSPIYLVDFSCLKPPSHCRVPFATFLENASMLEVFDSESIAFMAKVLHSSGQSEETCLPPSLHYIPPNTDHTESIKEVQMVLFPIMDDLLAKTNLSPLDIDILVVNCSGFCSSPSLTSTVINKYSMRSDIKSYNISGMGCSASALCIDLAQNLLSVHNNSNAVVLSTEILSTGWYSGNEKSKLLINCLFRMGSAAILLSNKKVAKKTAKYRLVRTLRTQRAFDDKAYSSAIREEDSDGKLGVTLKRDLLQVAGETLRENISILGSEILPLSEKFWYGVSVIKKRFIKSEGIYVPNFKTVIQHFCLPCSGRPVIKEIGKGLKLSERDIEPALMTLHRFGNQSSSSLWYELAHLEAKERVHKGDKVWQLGMGSGPKCNSVVLKCIRPIVGEYKKGPWADCINQYPILALD from the coding sequence ATGGAAGCCATTTCCAACCAAAACCATATTCCTCTCTTCCATGCAAATGAAACCCTCCCTGACCAATTCTCCCTCCTGTCAAAGGTCCTTCTTTCAAAATTCTCAAATCTTCTTTGGCCTTGTACCTTCTTACTTGTGCAAAACCGGGAACTAATGTTCCATTTTGTGCTACTATGTTTCCCCCTTGTTTGTTTCCTGGTGAAGCATTTCCTCTCAAAGCCCTCACCCATTTACCTTGTGGATTTCTCATGTCTTAAACCTCCAAGCCACTGCAGGGTGCCTTTTGCAACATTTCTTGAAAATGCTTCCATGTTGGAGGTTTTTGACAGTGAAAGCATAGCTTTCATGGCCAAAGTCCTCCATTCCTCGGGACAAAGTGAAGAGACATGCCTCCCCCCTTCCTTGCACTACATTCCTCCAAACACTGACCACACAGAATCCATCAAAGAGGTGCAAATGGTACTTTTCCCCATCATGGACGATCTTCTAGCAAAAACCAACCTTTCACCCCTTGACATAGACATACTTGTCGTAAACTGTAGTGGCTTCTGCTCCTCACCTTCTTTAACCTCCACTGTCATTAACAAATACTCTATGAGAAGTGACATTAAGAGCTATAATATCTCTGGCATGGGGTGCAGTGCAAGTGCCCTTTGCATTGATTTGGCTCAGAATCTTCTGAGTGTTCACAATAACTCTAATGCCGTTGTTCTCAGCACAGAGATTTTGTCAACAGGTTGGTATTCAGGCAATGAAAAGTCCAAGCTTCTGATAAATTGCCTCTTTAGGATGGGAAGTGCAGCAATCCTTCTCTCAAACAAGAAAGTAGCAAAGAAAACTGCAAAGTACAGGTTGGTTAGGACACTTAGAACCCAGAGAGCCTTTGATGACAAAGCTTATTCTTCTGCCATTAGGGAAGAAGATTCTGATGGAAAACTTGGGGTGACACTGAAGAGGGACTTGCTTCAGGTGGCTGGAGAAACACTCCGGGAAAACATCTCCATTTTGGGGTCGGAAATCTTGCCTCTTTCAGAGAAGTTTTGGTATGGAGTTTCTGTTATCAAGAAGAGGTTCATAAAGTCTGAGGGAATTTACGTGCCAAATTTCAAGACAGTGATACAGCACTTCTGCTTGCCATGTTCTGGGAGGCCAGTGATAAAAGAAATAGGGAAAGGGTTGAAGCTCTCAGAGAGAGACATTGAACCTGCTTTGATGACACTTCACAGGTTTGGAAACCAGTCTTCTTCCTCACTGTGGTATGAACTAGCTCACTTGGAAGCCAAGGAAAGAGTGCACAAGGGAGACAAGGTTTGGCAGCTTGGAATGGGAAGTGGACCGAAATGTAACAGTGTTGTTCTGAAGTGTATTAGGCCTATAGTTGGAGAGTACAAGAAGGGACCATGGGCTGATTGCATCAATCAGTACCCAATATTAGCCTTGGATTAG